The following proteins are co-located in the Caviibacter abscessus genome:
- the mreB gene encoding rod shape-determining protein, producing the protein MKLGTYLSNLKKKIIKPRIVREVGIDLGTANTVVYVRGEGIVIDEPTYIAKNNITEAVEDIGVLAKAKMGRTPTHIDVIRPLKNGVISNYEVTEQMLTEFLKRVNKEKGSTSKVIICVPSGVTQVEKRAVVNAVKDAGVNEVYLVEEPIAAAIGSGIDLFEAKGHLIVDIGGGTTEIAFIVSGGSSLSKSIKVAGDHMNEDIIEFIRDRYSLLIGEKTAEALKIAATSVKDNKASYEIRGRELISGLPKNVAITGEVVEKAILRNVKKIIDSVKLTLEDIAPEISADIYETGIYLSGGGANIRILKELMEKEFKLKVTITKEPIYAVINGISKIYEDFDKYSNVIVAPNME; encoded by the coding sequence ATGAAACTAGGAACTTATTTATCAAATTTAAAGAAAAAAATAATTAAACCTCGTATAGTAAGAGAGGTTGGAATTGATTTAGGTACTGCTAATACAGTTGTATATGTAAGAGGAGAAGGTATAGTTATAGATGAACCTACATACATAGCTAAAAATAATATAACAGAAGCAGTTGAGGATATTGGAGTATTAGCTAAAGCTAAAATGGGAAGAACACCAACACATATTGATGTAATAAGACCATTAAAAAATGGAGTAATATCAAATTATGAAGTTACAGAACAAATGCTTACTGAATTTTTGAAAAGAGTAAATAAAGAAAAAGGAAGTACTTCAAAAGTAATAATATGTGTTCCAAGTGGAGTTACACAAGTTGAAAAAAGAGCAGTTGTTAATGCTGTAAAAGATGCTGGTGTTAATGAAGTTTACTTAGTTGAAGAACCAATAGCTGCTGCAATAGGTTCTGGAATAGATTTATTTGAAGCTAAAGGACATTTAATTGTTGATATAGGTGGAGGGACAACTGAAATTGCTTTCATAGTTTCAGGAGGGTCATCACTTTCAAAATCAATTAAAGTTGCAGGCGATCATATGAATGAGGATATTATTGAATTTATTCGTGATAGATATAGTCTTTTAATTGGCGAAAAAACAGCAGAAGCATTAAAAATAGCTGCAACATCTGTTAAAGATAACAAAGCTTCATATGAAATAAGAGGTAGAGAACTTATATCAGGTCTTCCAAAAAATGTAGCAATAACAGGAGAAGTAGTTGAAAAAGCTATATTAAGAAACGTTAAAAAGATTATAGACAGTGTTAAACTAACACTTGAAGATATAGCTCCTGAAATATCAGCAGATATTTATGAAACTGGGATATACTTATCAGGTGGAGGAGCAAATATTAGAATATTAAAAGAATTAATGGAAAAAGAATTTAAATTAAAAGTAACAATAACTAAAGAACCTATTTATGCAGTTATAAATGGAATTTCAAAAATATATGAAGATTTTGATAAATATTCAAATGTAATTGTAGCCCCTAATATGGAGTAG
- the scpB gene encoding SMC-Scp complex subunit ScpB, with product MSDILKEIEAIIFLSGKKVNIEELANFYEITKEILLEHLKELQILMENTGINLVIKENTVYMSSNPLLGEMVSKYFNPEIRIKKLSKSSMETLTIIAYKGPITKGEIEEIKGVGVDNSISTLLEKKLIHSVGRKKALGSPKLYEVTNEFYGYLGFEDKEELYSLDKAQWLRSLDYTGEENNNED from the coding sequence ATGAGTGATATACTTAAAGAAATTGAAGCTATAATATTTTTATCAGGAAAAAAGGTAAACATAGAAGAATTAGCTAATTTTTATGAAATCACAAAAGAAATATTACTTGAACATTTAAAAGAATTACAAATTTTAATGGAAAATACTGGAATAAATTTAGTTATAAAAGAAAATACTGTTTATATGAGTTCAAATCCGCTTCTTGGTGAAATGGTAAGCAAATATTTTAATCCTGAAATTAGAATAAAAAAACTTTCAAAATCAAGTATGGAAACACTTACAATAATTGCATACAAAGGACCTATAACTAAGGGAGAAATAGAAGAAATAAAAGGTGTTGGTGTAGATAACAGTATATCAACTTTACTTGAAAAAAAATTAATACATTCAGTAGGAAGAAAAAAAGCACTAGGTAGTCCTAAATTGTATGAAGTAACAAATGAATTTTATGGTTATTTAGGGTTTGAAGATAAAGAAGAGCTTTATTCACTTGATAAAGCACAATGGTTAAGATCGCTTGACTATACAGGAGAAGAAAATAATAATGAGGATTAA
- a CDS encoding pseudouridine synthase: MRINKFIALSGFCSRRAADKLIEEKRVWINNKPAQIGDEVSDTDIVKLDGERIRLKNNQYEYYILNKPKRVICSNKDKFGRVTAVSLIKSNKRLFTYGRLDYLTQGLIIISNDGDLYNHSMHPSQKLYKSYIATIDKDITEEHLEAMKHGVVIDGYKTAPAKVKRLGKNEVRVAIFEGKNRQVRKMFEVLGYTVKTLKRVKIGELVLGTLEVGKYRALTPEEIKYLKSL; the protein is encoded by the coding sequence ATGAGGATTAATAAATTTATAGCCTTATCAGGATTTTGCTCAAGAAGAGCAGCTGATAAGTTAATTGAAGAAAAAAGAGTATGGATAAATAACAAACCTGCACAAATAGGTGATGAAGTGAGTGATACTGATATAGTAAAACTTGATGGTGAAAGAATAAGATTAAAAAATAATCAATATGAGTACTATATATTAAATAAGCCTAAAAGGGTTATTTGTTCAAACAAAGACAAATTTGGAAGAGTTACAGCAGTTTCTCTTATTAAATCAAATAAAAGACTTTTTACATATGGTAGACTAGATTATTTAACGCAAGGATTAATAATAATAAGTAATGACGGTGATTTATATAATCACAGCATGCACCCTAGCCAAAAATTATATAAAAGTTATATTGCAACAATAGATAAAGATATAACAGAAGAACATTTAGAAGCAATGAAACATGGTGTAGTTATTGACGGATATAAAACGGCACCTGCAAAAGTAAAAAGACTTGGTAAAAATGAAGTACGTGTTGCCATATTTGAAGGTAAAAATAGACAAGTAAGAAAAATGTTTGAGGTTTTGGGTTATACTGTTAAAACTTTAAAAAGAGTAAAAATCGGAGAATTAGTTTTAGGCACTTTAGAAGTTGGAAAGTATAGAGCTTTAACTCCAGAAGAAATTAAATATTTAAAGAGTCTATAA
- a CDS encoding HAD-IB family phosphatase, translated as MIYLVDFDITVTKQDTLETIMREYNPEAISIIKQKYRNGEISMYDYIESALLSLNITKEQYIKCLVDNVDIDETFIDFFNSHNVKIVSFGTKLNIVSVLKKYGINISKEDVYANDIEIKDKKVNIINKLENKKDIVKEMQKYDEVTFIGDGPSDYDAMKVADFVFARSETRAVKYLRENKIDFKEFNNFNEIGKD; from the coding sequence ATGATTTATTTAGTTGATTTTGATATAACAGTAACAAAACAAGATACGTTAGAAACCATTATGAGAGAATATAATCCGGAAGCTATAAGTATAATTAAGCAAAAGTACAGAAATGGTGAAATTTCAATGTATGATTACATAGAATCTGCACTTTTATCACTTAATATTACAAAAGAGCAGTATATAAAGTGTTTAGTAGATAATGTAGATATTGATGAAACTTTTATTGATTTTTTTAATTCACATAATGTAAAAATAGTTAGTTTTGGAACAAAATTAAATATAGTCTCTGTTCTTAAAAAATACGGAATAAACATCTCAAAGGAAGATGTATACGCTAACGATATAGAAATAAAAGATAAAAAAGTAAATATAATAAATAAATTGGAAAATAAAAAAGACATAGTAAAAGAAATGCAAAAGTATGATGAAGTTACTTTTATTGGAGATGGTCCATCTGATTATGATGCAATGAAAGTAGCGGATTTTGTTTTTGCAAGAAGTGAAACTAGAGCTGTAAAATATTTGAGGGAAAATAAAATTGATTTTAAAGAATTTAATAACTTCAATGAAATTGGAAAGGACTAA
- the gatC gene encoding Asp-tRNA(Asn)/Glu-tRNA(Gln) amidotransferase subunit GatC, whose product MFDREEVIKIAKLSKLEFDEKELLDFQSTLNSIFDYMETLNEVDVEGVEPLYNVLDIQDRTREDVVFNATKKEDFFKNANQKDENFIIVPKIVASE is encoded by the coding sequence ATGTTTGATAGAGAAGAAGTAATCAAAATTGCAAAGTTATCTAAACTTGAGTTTGATGAAAAAGAGCTATTAGATTTTCAAAGTACATTAAATAGTATTTTTGATTATATGGAAACTCTTAATGAAGTTGATGTTGAAGGTGTAGAACCGTTATATAACGTTTTAGATATACAAGATAGAACAAGAGAAGATGTTGTATTTAATGCAACAAAAAAAGAAGATTTTTTTAAAAATGCAAACCAAAAAGATGAAAACTTTATTATAGTACCAAAGATAGTAGCAAGTGAATAA
- the gatA gene encoding Asp-tRNA(Asn)/Glu-tRNA(Gln) amidotransferase subunit GatA, protein MKIFEYTATELSEKIKAKEISAKELVLSLLDRIEKVDDKIGAYVSLNKENAIENACKLDNIEDKKGLLFGVPVALKDNIVSYGDKTSASSKMLDSYIGTYDATVVKKMRAANIIPMGKANMDEFAMGSSNETSYVKTVSNPFDFERIPGGSSGGSAAMLAANEAFIALGSDTGGSVRQPAALCGVVGLKPTYGRVSRYGLMAFGSSLDQIGVLARNSKDIAALLEVIAGYDEMDATTANIPVPQYTKLLDKDIKDLTIGLPKEYFTKDLDPKIKKNIEEAIENLKNVGVKFKEISLPHTKYAVATYYIISSAEAASNLSRYDGVRYGYRGSNESVEDMYVKTRTQGFGSEVKRRIMVGNYVLCSGFYDAYYKKASQVRRLIKQDFEEALKEVDLILTPTSPVLAFKKGEKIKDPVTMYLSDIYTVSINLAGLPAISVPSGLVDGLPVGMQLISNYFREDLLLNVSNVYENIRGKIQYPQI, encoded by the coding sequence ATGAAAATATTTGAATATACAGCGACAGAGCTTAGTGAAAAAATAAAAGCAAAAGAAATAAGTGCAAAAGAGCTTGTATTATCACTATTGGATAGAATAGAAAAAGTTGATGATAAAATAGGTGCATATGTTAGTTTAAATAAAGAAAATGCAATAGAAAATGCGTGTAAACTAGATAATATAGAGGATAAAAAAGGTCTTTTATTCGGTGTGCCGGTAGCCCTTAAAGATAATATTGTATCTTATGGTGATAAAACAAGTGCATCCTCAAAAATGTTAGATTCATATATTGGAACTTACGATGCAACAGTTGTGAAAAAAATGAGAGCTGCGAATATAATACCAATGGGGAAAGCAAATATGGATGAATTTGCAATGGGCTCATCAAATGAGACTTCATATGTAAAAACAGTTTCAAATCCCTTTGATTTTGAAAGAATACCTGGAGGTTCAAGCGGAGGTTCAGCTGCTATGCTTGCAGCTAATGAAGCTTTTATAGCACTTGGTTCAGATACTGGGGGAAGTGTTAGACAGCCAGCTGCTTTATGTGGAGTTGTTGGACTTAAACCTACTTATGGTAGAGTATCAAGATATGGTCTTATGGCGTTTGGTTCATCTCTTGACCAAATAGGTGTGCTTGCAAGAAATAGTAAAGATATAGCAGCACTTCTTGAAGTTATAGCCGGATATGATGAAATGGATGCAACTACTGCAAATATACCTGTTCCGCAATATACAAAACTGCTTGATAAAGATATTAAAGATTTAACTATAGGTCTTCCTAAAGAATATTTCACAAAAGATTTAGATCCTAAAATAAAAAAGAATATAGAAGAAGCAATAGAAAATTTAAAAAATGTAGGTGTTAAATTTAAAGAAATAAGTTTACCACATACAAAATATGCTGTTGCTACATATTACATAATATCTTCTGCGGAAGCAGCTTCTAATTTATCAAGATATGATGGAGTTAGATATGGATATAGAGGTTCTAATGAAAGCGTTGAAGATATGTATGTAAAAACAAGAACACAAGGATTTGGTTCTGAGGTTAAAAGAAGAATAATGGTAGGAAACTATGTACTTTGTTCAGGATTTTATGATGCGTATTATAAAAAAGCTTCACAAGTTAGAAGACTTATAAAACAAGATTTTGAAGAAGCTTTAAAAGAAGTAGACCTTATTTTAACTCCGACATCGCCAGTATTAGCATTTAAAAAAGGAGAAAAAATAAAAGATCCAGTGACTATGTACTTATCAGATATATATACTGTATCTATAAATTTAGCAGGACTTCCTGCAATATCAGTTCCTTCAGGTTTAGTTGATGGTTTACCTGTTGGAATGCAATTAATATCAAATTATTTTAGAGAAGATTTATTATTAAATGTATCAAATGTTTATGAAAATATAAGAGGAAAAATTCAATATCCACAAATATAG
- the gatB gene encoding Asp-tRNA(Asn)/Glu-tRNA(Gln) amidotransferase subunit GatB: MNYETVIGLEVHIQLKTKSKIWCSSSANYDDEKPNTCISPTCIGEPGALPKLNDEVLNYAIKAALALNCNINKISYFDRKNYFYPDSPKNYQITQFFKPYAQDGRLEITLPNGNKSFVEIERIQIEEDTAKSIHISKESLLNFNRASMPLLEIITKPVIKNANEAYAYLTTLKERIKYTKISDVSMELGSLRCDANVSVRKKGDTKLGTRTETKNLNSFKAVVKAIEYETSRQIDLLEKGKKVVQETRLWDEENGITRTMRSKEEAMDYRYFPEPDLPAVVISEERLNKMKADMPEFADEKMQRFISEYGIAMLEAKPLVSDLFLADYFEKIVKLTNSPKHACSWVLTEVLRVLKEQNITIENFSISAERLSQLIKLIDDEVISSKIAKEVFAKMLNTCENPKDIVEKEGLVQVTDTKYIEELVDKVLHDNPQSVEDLKAGKDRAIKHLMGQAMKLSKGKANPKLVTDLILSKCK; encoded by the coding sequence ATGAATTACGAAACAGTTATAGGTCTTGAAGTTCATATTCAATTAAAGACAAAATCAAAAATATGGTGCAGTTCATCAGCAAATTATGATGATGAAAAACCTAATACTTGTATAAGTCCAACTTGTATAGGAGAGCCTGGAGCACTTCCAAAATTAAATGATGAAGTATTAAACTATGCAATTAAAGCAGCATTAGCGTTAAATTGTAATATAAATAAAATTAGTTATTTTGATAGAAAAAACTATTTTTATCCTGATTCACCAAAAAATTATCAAATAACACAATTTTTTAAACCATATGCACAAGATGGAAGACTTGAAATAACACTTCCTAATGGAAATAAGTCGTTTGTTGAAATTGAAAGAATACAAATAGAAGAAGATACCGCAAAAAGTATACATATTTCAAAAGAAAGTTTACTTAACTTTAACAGAGCATCTATGCCTTTACTTGAAATAATAACAAAACCTGTTATAAAAAATGCAAATGAAGCATATGCTTATCTTACAACTTTAAAAGAAAGAATAAAGTATACAAAAATAAGTGATGTAAGTATGGAGTTAGGATCATTAAGATGTGATGCCAATGTTTCAGTTAGAAAAAAAGGTGATACAAAGCTTGGAACCAGAACGGAAACAAAAAATCTTAATTCTTTCAAAGCTGTAGTTAAAGCTATAGAATATGAAACAAGCAGACAAATTGATTTACTTGAAAAAGGAAAAAAAGTAGTTCAAGAAACAAGATTATGGGATGAAGAAAATGGTATTACAAGAACAATGAGATCAAAAGAAGAAGCCATGGATTATAGATATTTCCCTGAACCTGATTTACCGGCAGTTGTAATATCTGAAGAAAGACTTAATAAAATGAAGGCTGATATGCCTGAATTTGCTGATGAAAAAATGCAAAGATTTATTAGTGAATACGGTATAGCTATGCTTGAAGCAAAACCGTTGGTAAGTGATTTATTTCTTGCAGATTATTTTGAAAAGATAGTAAAACTTACAAATTCGCCAAAACACGCATGTAGTTGGGTACTAACAGAAGTTTTAAGGGTACTTAAGGAACAAAATATAACTATTGAGAATTTTAGTATCAGTGCAGAGAGATTATCGCAACTAATAAAATTAATTGATGATGAAGTAATAAGTTCAAAAATAGCAAAAGAAGTATTTGCTAAAATGTTGAATACTTGTGAAAATCCAAAAGATATAGTTGAAAAAGAGGGTCTTGTTCAAGTAACGGATACAAAATATATAGAAGAACTAGTAGATAAGGTATTACATGATAATCCACAATCAGTTGAAGATTTAAAAGCAGGTAAGGATAGAGCAATAAAACATTTAATGGGTCAAGCTATGAAACTTTCAAAAGGAAAAGCAAATCCAAAACTTGTGACTGATTTAATATTAAGCAAATGTAAATAA
- a CDS encoding penicillin-binding transpeptidase domain-containing protein, with protein sequence MTNIIIYLIIFFVLSTCIYLVIYRSYVAAYLFLVFAFFVIAIGKLVYLQAFTGIDARENLDKKRHGIENIQAKRGAIITSDNHKLSFDIDKYKIIIDPTNIPEVKLEDVITIISQTISLDRQELKNKINEKREKKKKYLDLEIEITYEKEKELKENLKKLKIKENWIFFNQFSQRYVIEDNAFESILGFLNKENQPVYGLEKVYDEHLRGKPGKARIYRAALGSLKNYTLQSLTDYEILEPAQEGHSIKLTIDSVIQYELDTVLKDTFNKFQAESVMGVVIETQTGKVIAMDSFPKASNKSEIKNRVITDLFEPGSIFKPITISAAMEEKLINKNTVISSDGNIRVKNRIIHDHDKTTVGSLTVEQIVANSGNVALVKIGQMMETDKFYEYLKAFGLGQKTKIDTAYEANGKLFSLKDFSEVRKSNVSFGQGISMTQLQMIMALNATINGGKLLKPYIVDKAIDSNNNVVFENKPEVLHNVISESTSNQMKEMLEKVVTSGTGRQAAIEGYRIGGKTGTAQKAGARGYEKGKYFSSFFAFIPADKPKYSILITVNEPKGAYYGAAVALPPVKVLLERLIKYKGLLPTLPIEQPETPIQDSINNIKKVPKDLEYIKHQFEIGYMPDVTGLSIKSIIKVFPYSKFPNLKFTGVGIVQSQNIPAGTLLNKDTQIILECR encoded by the coding sequence ATGACTAATATTATTATATACTTAATTATTTTTTTCGTTTTGAGTACTTGCATTTATTTGGTAATATATCGTAGTTATGTAGCAGCATATTTATTTCTTGTATTTGCATTTTTTGTAATTGCAATAGGTAAATTGGTATATCTACAAGCTTTTACAGGTATTGATGCAAGAGAAAATTTGGATAAAAAACGTCATGGTATAGAAAATATACAAGCAAAAAGAGGTGCTATTATAACAAGTGATAATCATAAATTATCATTTGATATTGATAAATACAAAATTATAATAGACCCTACTAACATACCTGAAGTAAAATTAGAAGATGTAATAACTATTATATCTCAGACAATTTCACTTGACAGACAGGAATTAAAAAATAAAATAAATGAAAAAAGAGAAAAAAAGAAAAAGTACTTAGATTTAGAAATTGAAATTACATATGAAAAAGAAAAAGAACTTAAAGAAAACTTGAAAAAATTAAAAATAAAAGAAAATTGGATATTTTTTAATCAATTTTCTCAAAGATATGTAATAGAAGATAATGCTTTTGAATCTATACTTGGATTTTTAAATAAGGAAAATCAACCTGTTTATGGTCTAGAAAAAGTATATGATGAACACTTAAGAGGAAAGCCTGGTAAAGCAAGAATATATAGAGCGGCACTTGGTTCTTTGAAAAATTATACTTTGCAATCACTTACAGATTATGAGATATTAGAACCGGCACAAGAAGGGCATAGTATAAAATTAACTATAGATAGTGTAATTCAATATGAACTTGATACGGTTTTAAAAGATACGTTTAATAAATTCCAAGCAGAATCTGTGATGGGTGTAGTTATTGAAACGCAAACAGGAAAAGTTATAGCTATGGATTCTTTCCCTAAAGCAAGTAATAAAAGTGAAATAAAAAATAGAGTAATAACTGACTTATTTGAGCCAGGTTCGATATTTAAACCTATAACTATTTCAGCTGCTATGGAAGAAAAACTTATTAATAAAAACACTGTTATATCTTCTGACGGTAATATTAGAGTAAAAAATAGAATAATTCATGATCACGATAAAACTACTGTTGGAAGTCTTACAGTTGAACAAATAGTAGCAAATTCAGGAAACGTTGCCTTAGTTAAAATAGGGCAAATGATGGAAACAGATAAATTCTATGAATATTTAAAGGCATTTGGCTTAGGTCAAAAAACTAAAATAGACACAGCTTATGAAGCAAATGGTAAATTATTTTCTTTAAAAGATTTTAGTGAAGTAAGAAAATCCAACGTTTCTTTTGGTCAAGGTATATCAATGACGCAGTTACAAATGATAATGGCATTAAATGCAACTATAAATGGCGGTAAATTATTAAAACCATATATAGTTGATAAAGCTATAGATTCTAATAATAACGTTGTATTTGAAAATAAGCCGGAAGTATTACATAATGTTATAAGTGAATCAACATCAAACCAAATGAAAGAAATGCTTGAAAAAGTTGTTACCTCAGGTACCGGTAGACAAGCAGCAATAGAAGGATATAGAATAGGTGGTAAAACAGGAACGGCACAAAAAGCAGGAGCAAGAGGATATGAAAAAGGAAAATACTTTTCATCATTTTTTGCGTTTATTCCGGCAGATAAGCCTAAATATTCTATACTTATTACAGTAAATGAGCCAAAAGGTGCTTATTATGGTGCAGCAGTTGCACTACCGCCTGTAAAAGTACTTCTTGAAAGACTTATAAAATACAAAGGTTTATTACCAACATTGCCTATAGAACAGCCTGAAACACCTATACAAGATTCTATAAATAACATAAAAAAAGTACCGAAAGATTTAGAATATATTAAACATCAATTTGAAATAGGGTATATGCCTGATGTTACGGGACTTAGTATAAAATCAATTATAAAGGTTTTCCCTTATTCTAAGTTTCCAAATTTAAAATTTACAGGTGTAGGTATAGTTCAAAGTCAAAATATACCTGCGGGTACATTACTTAACAAAGATACACAAATAATACTTGAATGTAGATAA
- the mnmA gene encoding tRNA 2-thiouridine(34) synthase MnmA, translating to MSKKVVLGMSGGVDSSVAAALLLEQGYDVIGVFMKNWEEKDENGVCTSETDYNDVIAVAQKLGIPYYSVNFTKEYWDRVFTYFLEEYKRGRTPNPDVMCNKEIKFKAFLDYAIKLGADYVATGHYAKVIHSDKGSILLRGVDSNKDQSYFLSELSSEQLEKVMFPLGDYTKPEIRELAKKYDLATANKKDSTGICFIGERNFNEFLSKYLPAKPGNIVNKNGKILGKHNGLMYYTIGQRKGIGIGNTKEGTGDPWFVADKNIDTNELIVSQGDTAILYSNGLITNDFNLINKEIVSFPLRCTVKFRYRQEDVSATATKEENGKVKFVFDKPQRAVTKGQIVVGYLGNICIGGGAIDGIF from the coding sequence ATGAGTAAAAAAGTAGTTTTGGGTATGTCCGGAGGTGTTGATTCTTCAGTTGCCGCAGCCCTATTACTTGAGCAAGGTTATGATGTAATCGGTGTTTTTATGAAAAATTGGGAAGAAAAAGATGAAAATGGCGTATGTACATCTGAAACTGATTATAACGATGTTATTGCAGTGGCACAAAAATTAGGAATACCATATTACTCTGTTAATTTTACAAAAGAATATTGGGATAGAGTATTTACATATTTTTTAGAAGAATATAAACGTGGAAGAACTCCAAATCCTGATGTTATGTGTAATAAGGAAATAAAATTTAAAGCATTTTTAGATTATGCAATAAAACTTGGAGCAGACTATGTTGCAACAGGCCATTATGCTAAGGTTATTCATAGCGATAAAGGTTCAATACTTCTTCGTGGTGTAGATTCTAATAAAGATCAATCATATTTTTTATCAGAATTAAGTAGTGAACAACTTGAAAAAGTAATGTTTCCTTTAGGAGATTACACGAAACCTGAAATAAGAGAATTAGCAAAAAAATATGATTTAGCGACGGCAAATAAAAAAGATAGCACGGGTATTTGTTTTATTGGAGAAAGAAATTTTAATGAATTTTTAAGTAAATATCTACCGGCAAAACCAGGTAATATTGTAAATAAGAATGGGAAAATTTTAGGTAAACATAACGGTCTTATGTATTATACAATAGGACAAAGAAAAGGAATAGGTATAGGTAATACAAAAGAGGGAACTGGTGATCCTTGGTTTGTAGCTGATAAAAATATAGATACAAATGAGCTTATAGTTTCACAAGGAGATACTGCTATTTTGTATTCAAACGGGCTTATAACAAATGATTTTAATTTAATTAATAAAGAAATTGTAAGTTTTCCATTAAGATGTACAGTTAAATTCAGATATAGACAAGAAGATGTAAGTGCAACAGCAACTAAGGAAGAGAATGGTAAAGTAAAATTTGTTTTTGACAAACCACAAAGAGCTGTTACAAAAGGTCAAATTGTTGTAGGTTATCTAGGAAATATATGTATTGGTGGAGGAGCAATTGATGGGATTTTTTGA